The bacterium genome includes the window GCCCGGCCCCAGGGCGGTGGTTAAAAAACTAACCGCGTCCGAGATAACCAGGAGGTATGGTCATGGCCAAGGAAAAATTTGAGAGGACTAAGCCTCACGTCAATATCGGGACGATAGGGCACGTTGACCACGGCAAGACGACGCTGACGGCGGCGATAACCCGCGTTCTGGCGAACCGTGGC containing:
- the tuf gene encoding elongation factor Tu (EF-Tu; promotes GTP-dependent binding of aminoacyl-tRNA to the A-site of ribosomes during protein biosynthesis; when the tRNA anticodon matches the mRNA codon, GTP hydrolysis results; the inactive EF-Tu-GDP leaves the ribosome and release of GDP is promoted by elongation factor Ts; many prokaryotes have two copies of the gene encoding EF-Tu), producing the protein MAKEKFERTKPHVNIGTIGHVDHGKTTLTAAITRVLANRG